A genomic window from Anguilla rostrata isolate EN2019 chromosome 14, ASM1855537v3, whole genome shotgun sequence includes:
- the LOC135239027 gene encoding interleukin-31 receptor subunit alpha, whose protein sequence is MWQLARVALFIIGALSGNCWSHPEKSSVISSCLKSFNYDHCHLTPEGVHDLDCYQRRPEKKTRCVWKPGQRSSNKTTYSLVIEQKERDFCEGYENISKTTHLFEPYTDHEMTAYVVDASSDETNCTMAMFNGTPKYLVRCGPPVRTTFKRNSRQLVIQVFWMDKNVKKFLVKYRELNSLPWKEVDSCEKKECIVDNLTSSLSYEVKVQCVINLKCHQCPWSNVAIVPPELTSTPVIEKFDVISQKMGKRLIVAHWKLANSEAVSGYDVEVGKESGEFSQTLSVTKPMLSLILSGSAYYINISAFNSAGTSPSAHRVVPAITNAQDWGLNGNLNITFRSNNTFEISWNHTLTRTYWCYSVEWGLKGEKMSSRPLHRKSSNRDVISLKAPLQPYKRYVFLLHTRPDKDTCNLKSINNSESTNGRTEAYAKEGTPASSPGNITCLVSSTSLALAWEPVPEEDACGFILGYNLYYAENGKGQNSSVVIDDAGANGYTLSDLKSQTAYEVQLSAFTAAGEGARSASFYFETANPGYKAVEGAAAGIVGGVVLLILMANLSFLLCQRAKKVFWPNIPNPGNSNAIQKIDVVFELEVLQPLSREMLAPLEESDTSSLLIIEGIAETLPAPASHLSVPDPDEPSPASSAADQESPSPSQWREPSPTPTETAERRAAPPAAVSDYTTMELFQQTMAQPQALGPGMQAQQTMAQPQAPGPGMQAQQTMAQPQAPGPGVQAQQTQQTTAQPQAPGPEVQA, encoded by the exons atgtgGCAATTGGCTCGCGTTGCTCTGTTTATCATCG GCGCTCTCTCTGGCAATTGTTGGAGCCATCCTGAGAAATCTTCAG TAATAAGCAGCTGCCTCAAGAGTTTTAATTATGACCACTGTCACTTAACCCCAG AAGGTGTTCATGATTTAGATTGTTATCAACGGCGACCAGAGAAAAAGACACGGTGTGTGTGGAAACCGGGACAACGGTCCTCAAATAAAACAACCTACAGTCTCGTCATAGAACA gaaagagagagatttctGCGAAGGGTATGAAAATATATCCAAGACGACACATCTGTTCGAGCCATACACAGATCATGAAATGACTGCATACGTTGTCGATGCTAGCAGTGATGAGACGAATTGCACGATGGCAATGTTCAATGGGACACCAAAATATCTTG TGCGATGTGGGCCCCCAGTACGGACTACCTTTAAACGAAACTCAAGACAATTGGTGATACAGGTCTTTTGGATGgacaaaaatgtaaagaaattcCTTGTTAAATACCGAGAGTTGAACAGCCTCCCTTGGAAAGAG gtggactcctgTGAGAAAAAGGAGTGCATTGTGGATAATCTGACCTCGTCACTGTCTTATGAAGTTAAAGTGCAGTGTGTCATAAACTTGAAATGCCACCAGTGCCCCTGGAGCAATGTTGCCATCGTTCCACCTG aGCTAACCAGTACACCTGTTATAGAAAAATTTGATGtcatttcacagaaaatggGGAAGAGATTGATAGTCGCACACTGGAAG CTCGCAAACAGTGAGGCTGTGTCTGGCTACGACGTGGAGGTGGGGAAGGAATCTGGGGAGTTCAGTCAGACACTAAGTGTCACCAAACCTATGTTGAGTCTGATCCTCTCGGGGTCGGCCTATTACATCAACATTTCAGCCTTTAATAGTGCTGGGACCTCACCCTCAGCTCACAGAGTGGTACCTGCTATTACCAATGCACAGGACTGGG GTTTGAATGGGAATCTGAACATCACCTTCAGAAGCAACAACACGTTTGAGATTTCCTGGAACCACACTTTGACTAGAACTTACTGGTGTTACTCTGTGGAGTGGGGTCTGAAGGGAGAGAAGATGTCATCCCGCCCACTACATCGAAAAAGCAGCAACCGCGATGTTATCTCTCTGAAAG CCCCACTGCAGCCCTACAAAAGGTATGTGTTCCTTTTACACACAAGACCTGACAAAGACACCTGTAATCTCAAGAGTATCAACAACAGTGAGAGCACCAACGGCAGGACCGAGGCCTACGCCAAGGAAGGAA CTCCAGCTAGCTCCCCTGGAAACATCACCTGCTTGGTGAGCAGCACctcattagcattagcatgggAGCCTGTCCCAGAGGAGGATGCCTGTGGATTCATTTTAGGCTACAACTTATACTACGCGGAGAATGGCAAAGGGCAGAATTCCTCAG TGGTTATAGACGACGCTGGTGCAAATGGCTACACTTTGTCTGACCTGAAAAGTCAAACTGCCTACGAGGTCCAGCTGTCAGCTTTCACTGCAGCGGGGGAGGGTGCGCGGAGCGCCTCCTTCTACTTCGAAACCGCAAATCCCG GGTACAAGGCTGTAGAGGGTGCTGCAGCAGGGATTGTTGGAGGAGTGGTGCTTCTCATATTGATGGCCAATCTCTCCTTCCTGTTGTGTCAAAG GGCCAAGAAAGTGTTCTGGCCAAACATACCAAACCCAGGCAACAGCAATGCCATCCAAAAAATAGATGTTGTCTTTGAGCTG GAAGTACTGCAGCCCCTCAGCAGGGAGATGCTGGCCCCGTTAGAGGAGAGTGACACCAGCAGCCTGCTCATCATTGAGGGAATAGCCGAAACGCTCCCGGCCCCCGCCAGCCACCTGAGCGTCCCGGACCCGGACGAGCCGTCTCCGGCCAGCTCCGCGGCGGACCAGGAGAGCCCGTCTCCCAGCCAGTGGCGGGAaccctctcccactcccacagAGACCGCCGAGAGGCGGGCAGCACCGCCGGCAGCAGTGAGCGATTACACCACCATGGAGCTCTTCCAGCAGACCATGGCTCAGCCCCAGGCACTGGGCCCCGGGATGCAGGCCCAGCAGACCATGGCTCAGCCCCAGGCACCGGGCCCCGGGATGCAGGCCCAGCAGACCATGGCTCAGCCCCAGGCACCGGGCCCTGGGGTGCAGGCCCAGCAGACCCAGCAGACCACGGCTCAGCCCCAGGCACCGGGCCCCGAGGTGCAGGCCTAG